One window from the genome of Cricetulus griseus strain 17A/GY chromosome 2, alternate assembly CriGri-PICRH-1.0, whole genome shotgun sequence encodes:
- the Spink14 gene encoding serine protease inhibitor Kazal-type 14: protein MVKYFQVLWSLLFSIMLHLVLLSVPGARVWWPPHGIVKIKCPYKKVNLSWFNKTVNPCPSLKQPICGTNYVTYDNPCILCVESLKSRGRIRFFHDGKC from the exons ATGGTCAAATATTTCCAGGTACTATGGTCACTTTTGTTCTCCATTATGCTACATTTGGTGCTCCTATCTG TTCCAGGTGCTCGAGTTTGGTGGCCACCACATGGAATTGTTAAG ATCAAGTGTCCTTATAAGAAAGTAAATTTGAGCTGGTTCAATAAAACAGTAAACCCTTGTCCTAGCTTAAAGCAACCCATCTGTGGCACCAATTATGTAACCTATGATAATCCCTGCATCTTATGTGTTGAGAGCTT GAAATCTCGTGGGAGAATTAGATTTTTCCATGATGGAAAGTGCTAG